The DNA segment GCCGAGGCCGGCTCCCTGGAAGATCTCGTAGTCGGAAAAGGAATCGAAGGCGTTGCCGGCATCGTAGAAGACCGCCACCCCCCAGTTTTCACTCAGCGCGCGTTCCAGCTCGACGCTGCCGACCAGCAGGTTCTTGCCGCCGACGACTTCGTCGTTGCTGTCGCGGGGACCCAGGGTCTGATAGCCGTAGCCACGCACGCTCTGATCGCCGCCGGCGAAGAAACGCAGCGACGGCGGAATCTCGCGCAGCGGCTCGTTCTGCCAGGTGGCGCCGGCCTGCACCCGGGCGAAGGCGGCAAAGCCCCACGGCAGCGGCTGCAGCGTG comes from the Desulfuromonadales bacterium genome and includes:
- a CDS encoding BamA/TamA family outer membrane protein; amino-acid sequence: DDPLRPRRGYLYRLEVRGAHQALGSDTGLLQALGSANTLQPLPWGFAAFARVQAGATWQNEPLREIPPSLRFFAGGDQSVRGYGYQTLGPRDSNDEVVGGKNLLVGSVELERALSENWGVAVFYDAGNAFDSFSDYEIFQGAGLGVRRYTPVGPVKVDLARQLGVLDPSYRVHVSIGFAW